The stretch of DNA tacttttgaggaaaaatgtaatacttttaaatcgaaatgtaaaagtattgtatttttcccttaaaagtattacatttaccctaataagtaacaaaaattttattcctgattagtattacatttgagcatataagtatggcatttgtgcatataagtgttatatttgcatctcgacccgacccgacccatggtgagacggtctcacacaagtttttgccttaaaaaaAACACGAAATCATATATTAAACCAAATCAGCTATACAAAGAAGAGGCCGAGAGGAGATCCACTCCCCAAAGACAAAGAAGAACCAGTCGCCCGCACAAGCACATGAGCTACATGATTCACTAAccctgttcatacatactttttcaacttactgaagcacaacagACAATGAGGTATGGAATTGGCTTTTTTGTAGGATAGGTAGGCCACTTGAGACATGCCCTACAATTAACTTAagtttttagtatataaatttctACAACGTAACAAGAATTATAAAGATTCTCGAGATTGAAGTGCAATCCTTAGCTTTAATTTAAGTCATGTATATCAATACATCATCGATCTTTACCGTGGGTGTTGGGTATGAATGCGGAGTATGGCTGGGGAGAGGGGGAGGGCAACTACCATCTACTTACACATTTAATTCATCACTTGGTTTCTGACAAACAACTTAATTAACCCCATGCTACCTTAGCAACTTGGAGCTACCTTCAATTATAGATAGTTAGATACAGATAAAATCGAAAATAGGGTTTATCCAATTCAATATTACACTACCATTAGATAATAGTTGCGGATCTTTATTTAtcatctaaaataaataaattaataaccgCTCTTTTTAAGTTGAAAACGTGTCACGACTTTTGAAGTTGTGTATGTAGTTCTTTGAATAAAACTCAAATCTCCAGATAGGGTACACTAGTTTTTAagaataatttcttttatttaggTGTTCAAAGAGATTATCACAACATAACAATCTCTTTTCCATACTTTGATTTAGGATAAAAACATGTCATTTCTGTCCGACCAATTTAACTGGAGTTGCCTCATCTCTTCTTCACAGtgtgtataagtattatatGCATGAATTGTTTATGCCACCGGCAAATGGTTGGTTTCATCGTCCGGTGCCATTACATCTCCATGCTGCCGCCAGCTCGATCggatatatatatcatacataTACAGATACAGTTGAATTGAACATCCTACAATGACGATACATGCATGGTTCCAATCTTAACCATGTATAGTTCAACTACCCACTCTGACTTGGGTCCCTTcctcattaatttaattactctTCTCTTTCTCTTCACCCACCTCACTGATCTGCACCTTTATATATATTCGCCACCTCTTCCATAATGTTTTGCATTTAAGTggtgtcatatatatattatctacaATATATAATGGCTGCCGGCTGTCATCAGCTCGCCGGAATCTTGCTCTCCGTCGCGTTAGCTCTCGCCACCCTCAACCTCTCCGCTTGCTATGTCTTCAAGGGCTCTGTCACCTGCCTAGACTGCACCCATACCCATACCCATCCTGCAGATCTCTCAGGTAGGTTTAACTACTCCCATTCTTACATACTCCCTTAGTTTCAACAaccttttagatttttttattttttttttagttttgttttaggGACGAGGGAAAATGCAATCACTTTGAGAGTGCATTAAGTAAATCCATACTTGTAACCCTAACTGTAAATGGTCATAAGGATGTAATTAAACCAGTTTAGGCTTCCCATATACATTGAGAGTTGATCTGAACTTGTAATAATGTACTTATAAAGTCAAACTAACTAATTTGACTAGGGTTATGTtgcccctaaaccctaaccttTTAATCTTGGTTTGACCTGCTATAATTTGCATTATCTCAAATTTATCAGGTGTCCAAGTGTCGGTGAAGTGTGGTGGGGAGAAAAACATGGCCATGGCGACAACAGAAGAAGATGGGAGTTTCGAAACAACTATCGTTCTCCCTTCTTCAAAATCCCCATCCTCTGTCAGCTGCAGTGCCAAGATCCTTGGAGCCACCCGACAGCTCTACATTCCTATGAAAGCATGTGAATCCAAGATTGTCGTCAGAGCTATCGGAGAATCAAACCACAACCACTACATGATGACCACCTCGGAGCCTCTTAGGTTTTACACAAAATGTCCAAATGCAAAATGTGGGGGTGTTGGTATTGGTGGGTCAAAGACGGTGGATCTGCCTTTGCCAAGGGAGTGGGGACTCCCACCAACCAGCTATTACTCCTTGCCTTTCTTCCCCATCATCGGCATACCCTAATAACTAAGTCTTATTGCGTCATGTTAAATAGTTTTTGTCATCGTCAGATTTTCTTTGATTAAGAGTCAAACTTTGCAAATACAACTTAGTCAAATCTAAATTAGTCGTTTCATTGTAATGGATTCCATGTGTTTatgtaaaatactaaaattaaataaatgataaCTCTAAAAGTTGTGTCTGAAGAGTTAAAGCAAGCATGATTCTTaacgatatttttttttatcaaacccTTGCTATGACTATGTGTACTAATACTCGAGTATGACTCATCGTTGACTGATATATTGTAGCATATGAACACTAATTTGTTACAATTCAAGCATTATTGATCAAGTGCATGCATACAAAGTTTATAACTATGTATATTGTATACTAGAGTGTGACTCATCATCGATGTATTATAGCATATGAAAACTAATTTGCTACAATCCAAACATTATTGATCAAGTTATAACATGCATAACGACACATTAATGTTGTTGTCGTGAGTAATGTAAGTTGTTTTTTTCCCCGAGTACTCGTTCATTTGCCCTGCCCCCGCCGCAAAGGATCCAATTTCCCCTTTATCATGGGGAATGGTTTAATTCATCGCCAAAATTGCAATCCGCCTGTAAATGTGACAAAAAAGCACATTTTTTTTAACGATTCTCACACTACAGTACGTGTAGTTCAAGGAATAGGATGTTTCGTAATAGGTATTGGTTCTAGCTCCCACCTAAGGTAGTTAATTAGATGATGTGCACTGGATAAATTTTGTTTATGTGTAATATAGTCCGTAAATCACACAGGAGAAATAAATCACATTAGGAAGACTTTGTATGCATGATGGACTCGTCTAAGAAGgtgttgacaagaattgaacttgtaacattCTATCACGATAATCATGTTTCACCCACTTAATTATCCCATTTAGAGTAGTATGACATCATTAATTCTGACACTATTAAAATATTCTCTCAAATAACAATAAGAAACAACACTATTTAAACCACCAGTACACATTATTGTTGATTTTACGATTAACGGGTAGTCGAAGTCATACCAACACCACCGTTAATAAAACAAGTATAAGTGGAATAATATGGAGAAAATATGTTTCATTTGGAAAATTCAGATCCGTTTTGCCCCGTGGAAGGAAATATTTATacactattgactctattacaatatagtgaAGATCGATCGACCAGCATAGACTGACTAATCCGAGCCTTAGTATCCCATCTATCACACGTATTGAGAAAGTTCTTAAAAAGTAAATTTGATAACAGCTCAATGAAGCTAATAGAATTATTGACTATTGAGTATTAAAAGTCGTCCtgccaaacttttttttttaaaggaaaaaaagcCAATAAGGTTAAAATTGAATAATGCTGCAAGAAAAATTCCATATTCTTTATTATTGCTTACATGTGACAGACGCATAGAATGCTGAtgctttaatataatttattgaaGGGTCGTTGGAGACTTGTAGACTATATCCAGTTGACCCTAAGTCAATGAGGTGTTTAGTCTTGCTCATTATGTGTTGTTTAtctctatactttctcaacctgttgaaacaGAGACTCGATCTTGttattatatacggagtaatatctTAGTATCTTATGATACAATGACGCATCCacgtacgtgtgtgtgtgtatatatatatatatatatcaagatcATATGAGATTATCGTAATTACATAAATGCAGGCCTACCACATTTGTTCtcattttttccttaatttctaCCTCTTAAATTTTATCATCCTAGATGAATATGAAATTTGTCTATACGTTCTCACTAGACTACTAATTTTCATAGTAGTCCGGTTATAACTATATAATTAAATGAGACTACTACATACCTGTTTCTGTGAGTCCTCTGAGACTCTTCGTAAATGCACACAAGTTACTATACGAATTCAGATGGTAGATTGTGGGTAATTCGCTCGGCATGAATGTACACCATATATTCTGAGTGTATTCGTATAATAATTTGTGTGCATTTACAAAGGGTGGTCTTACGTGATTCACAAGAACAGGTGGATGCATTCGATCATTAGTCGATATTCAATGGTCTAATACTTGGACAAGAACAAGAGCGTGTGGACCAAGCAAAACCCAACGAACTACACAAATTTCCAAACATTTTCCCCATTCACACGGTAAGCTATCAATTTATAAGTCTATATCCCACACGTATACATTTATCTTTTCATTTAtaccctctccctctccctatatatatacatagatttCTCAAGAACAATTGCTCTTGCTAGCTAGCTTGCACTAAAGAAAGTAGAAGAAATAAAAATGGCAGAAATTACACCAGGCTTTAGGTTCTATCCGACTGAAGAAGAGTTGGTTTCCTTCTATCTTCATAACAAGCTTGAAGGCACTCGACAAGATATCAATTGTGTTATTCCCATGATCAACATCTTTGATCTTGAGCCTTGGCACCTCCCAAGTAAGCAAATACATAcaataatctctctctctctctctctcaatcaTCGAGTTGTGTTATCTTATGTTTCTCTAGACTCTAGACTCTAAACCTCAGTTTCGGACTCTGGCTCTATTTGGTTCCACCTGGTTCCAAGTTCACCTAGTCCTCCTAGGACCCATTTTTTTCTGACCCTTGCTTGAGACGGGATTCAATCCTGAGACCGTATATATGAAAAGCAATTGTTATGTTATCAAACCACAAGTTACTTTACTGATGGTATGTAATTCACTTGCAAAGAAGAATACATAAAatgattatatatgtttttcatGTAGGAATTATTTTGTTATAGTATGCTTGCAATAGTCAAGTTTCCTTTTTCCTAGTGTTATTTGTGTACTTATATAGTGAAGCTTTCTTGCAACAATTGGATTGTCCTTGGTAGGTTACCTATGGTTGACTTTTAAGGTCAATACCTAAGGCGtcctttaatttttcaaaatcatGCTACAATATTGAGTTAATATGGTCTTCACTAGAAGTCAAATccatgacctctcatttgaaaGAGTCTGACCCGTATTTGTTTTGATTGCAGAGGTTTCGGGAGAGCTATGTGTGGGAGAGACTGAGCAATGGTTTTTCTTTGTGCCGAGACAAGAGAGAGAGGCGCGGGGAGGGAGGCCGTGCCGGACGACGGTCGCCGGGTACTGGAAGGCCACCGGGTCCCCAAGCTACGTCTACTCATCGGATAACAGGGTGATTGGGATGAAGAAAAGCATGGTGTTTTACAAGGGGAAGTCCCCTTGTGGGAGAAAGACAAAATGGAAGATGAATGAGTATAGGGCAATTGAAGAACAACTCCCCTCCCACCTCCACCCTTCATATTCTTCTTCCCTCCCTTTTCCAAAGGTACGTGTATGTAGTGCATGCATATATGGATTTCATTTCAACCTCCCCCGCACATATCTGAATAGCATGGTTGCCTAGTTGGACGATAGATTAGCgcccacctaggcggacgcctagggatcAATTCACCTCGGTCTTaggcgcctagtgcctaggcaGGAGATTTTTGCAATAGTGCTGAATACACAATACTAATATTTAGTGTTTTAGAGgaataaactgttacaaaaaactaattaatcaaacacttatattggctaagtcaaacagctaatagtggtcaaataagctaaactgataagataactaTGTTACCGAACATGAACATTATCTATTAACACCATCAgtagaattgaaattcccatatatatatatttcaataataaaattggTTTGAATGATGAAAATTGTTGGATGGGTGCAGTTAAGGCATGAAATGACCCTGTGCCGGGTCTATGTGATATTAAGGAATTTTGGGTCGTTTGATCGAAGACCAATAGGAAACATGGCGAACAGCAGTTACAGAACAAGTCAAGAACACGGTGTAAACTCCCAAGAGGTGAAAATGATACCCATGGAGGCCATTAAGTGCTCTCAAAGTTCAGTGCTgcagggagaagaagaagaagaagacgacttTGATGATGGTATGAATGTTTACACAACAACTGGCCTGACGAGGATGGTCAAGAGTCCTGAACCATTTTCTGGCTTGGACAGACTTATTAATTTCCAACTTTCCAATTGGAATGAATGATGATATATGATGAATGTAGCATGA from Ipomoea triloba cultivar NCNSP0323 chromosome 7, ASM357664v1 encodes:
- the LOC116025938 gene encoding uncharacterized protein LOC116025938 produces the protein MAAGCHQLAGILLSVALALATLNLSACYVFKGSVTCLDCTHTHTHPADLSGVQVSVKCGGEKNMAMATTEEDGSFETTIVLPSSKSPSSVSCSAKILGATRQLYIPMKACESKIVVRAIGESNHNHYMMTTSEPLRFYTKCPNAKCGGVGIGGSKTVDLPLPREWGLPPTSYYSLPFFPIIGIP
- the LOC116025542 gene encoding NAC domain-containing protein 90-like, producing the protein MAEITPGFRFYPTEEELVSFYLHNKLEGTRQDINCVIPMINIFDLEPWHLPKVSGELCVGETEQWFFFVPRQEREARGGRPCRTTVAGYWKATGSPSYVYSSDNRVIGMKKSMVFYKGKSPCGRKTKWKMNEYRAIEEQLPSHLHPSYSSSLPFPKLRHEMTLCRVYVILRNFGSFDRRPIGNMANSSYRTSQEHGVNSQEVKMIPMEAIKCSQSSVLQGEEEEEDDFDDGMNVYTTTGLTRMVKSPEPFSGLDRLINFQLSNWNE